The Molothrus ater isolate BHLD 08-10-18 breed brown headed cowbird chromosome 1, BPBGC_Mater_1.1, whole genome shotgun sequence genome includes a window with the following:
- the LOC118684057 gene encoding uncharacterized protein LOC118684057, which translates to MDPMTIITLLTVLLIETLPPPANPWIVPQPKANVWRTLAQAMGQEHICLDLGSAEDPMSSCLVGIPLPPFEFPYPFNVTYNPPLMVDAQNAWRDGLRKLTPLQSDPPELHLVGSARASACIWFQYSPLFGSSRYSFIGPPSPEYQAAQWCNFTIRLPFASTSDTKPLALPRGTFFICGDRAWAGIPPRLAGGVCTFGKLTLLNPNVTQIRDWKYKRSQSKLAISKRDLRDFDPDCDSKIEHWAKPKSVALTLFLPWVSIAKSLGELGRLECWVAKQANFTSAALTDLLADEETTRKATLQNRAAIDFLLLLHHHSCEEFEGLCCLNLSSKAEDARVSIRKMKELVHEVKSETSDWLGNLFKGWGLSGWAGSIVRSVLYFVLVIFAIVIACSLMWGLVKRLLLNASAANINHLELSDVEEDPASTSDSESVSGGSLDFKTAQETTAA; encoded by the coding sequence ATGGACCCGATGACCATCATTACCCTCCTGACAGTCCTCCTTATCGAGACTCTACCACCACCTGCGAACCCCTGGATAGTTCCCCAGCCAAAGGCGAACGTGTGGAGGACCCTCGCTCAAGCCATGGGGCAGGAGCACATCTGCCTGGACCTTGGCTCTGCTGAAGACCCGATGTCGTCCTGCCTAGTGGggatccctctccctccttttgaGTTTCCTTACCCCTTTAATGTTACTTACAATCCGCCCCTCATGGTAGACGCCCAGAACGCCTGGAGGGACGGGCTCAGGAAATTGACCCCCCTGCAGTCCGACCCCCCAGAGCTCCATCTAGTCGGCTCCGCTAGAGCATCGGCTTGTATCTGGTTTCAGTATTCCCCCCTTTTCGGTTCCTCGAGGTACTCCTTCATCGGGCCGCCTAGCCCGGAGTACCAAGCAGCGCAATGGTGCAATTTCACCATCCGGTTGCCCTTTGCATCTACCTCAGACACCAAACCGCTGGCGCTGCCCCgaggaacatttttcatttgcgGAGACCGGGCATGGGCTGGCATCCCCCCTCGTCTGGCCGGAGGCGTCTGTACGTTTGGCAAGCTGACGCTGCTTAACCCCAACGTCACTCAAATTAGGGATTGGAAATATAAGAGATCGCAGTCTAAATTGGCAATATCCAAAAGAGATCTTCGTGATTTCGACCCAGACTGCGACTCCAAAATTGAACATTGGGCCAAACCAAAATCGGTCGCGCTCACTCTCTTTTTGCCGTGGGTGTCGATCGCGAAGTCTCTGGGTGAATTGGGCCGCCTGGAGTGTTGGGTGGCAAAGCAAGCAAATTTTACCTCGGCTGCCTTGACTGACCTCCTCGCAGACGAGGAAACAACTAGGAAGGCGACCTTGCAAAATCGGGCGGCCATCGACTTCCTCCTGCTACTCCACCACCACAGCTGTGAGGAATTCGAGGGCCTGTGCTGTTTAAATCTGTCATCCAAGGCAGAAGATGCGAGGGTCTCCATACGCAAGATGAAAGAGCTCGTCCACGAGGTTAAGAGTGAGACATCGGACTGGCTGGGGAACCTGTTCAAGGGCTGGGGACTGTCAGGATGGGCCGGGTCCATAGTTCGGTCCgtcttatattttgttttagttatatTCGCAATTGTCATCGCCTGCTCCCTAATGTGGGGATTGGTTAAGAGACTTCTGCTGAATGCCTCAGCGGCCAACATAAACCATCTGGAGCTTTCAGATGTCGAGGAGGACCCTGCCTCGACTTCAGACTCTGAAAGCGTGAGCGGTGGAAGCCTGGactttaaaacagcacaagagacaaCTGCCGCCTGA